Proteins from a genomic interval of Gossypium hirsutum isolate 1008001.06 chromosome A09, Gossypium_hirsutum_v2.1, whole genome shotgun sequence:
- the LOC107928444 gene encoding 1-aminocyclopropane-1-carboxylate oxidase homolog 1 yields MSKCTDEEDPTTRKPEYDRLSKLKAFDETRAGVKGLVDSGIKHVPRMFHHQFENNPVSCGIQVSIPIIDLEKVKQNRTTREEIVGKVRNASKTWGFFQVLNHGIPMNVMEEMKDGARRFFEQDVESKSRFFSRDYTKRVVYNSNFDLYSAPAAKWRDTVVCSMAPDPPKPEELPAVFSDIMLEYTKQVMNLGYLLFELLSEALGLNPDYLKDIDCAKGLVMLSHYYPICPQPELTLGSSKHADNGFLTILLQDNVGGLQVLHQNQWINVPPTPGALVINIGDLLQLISNDRFTSVDHRVVTNSVSPRVSVASFFTTALVPDTRLYGPIKELLSQNNPRKYKETTVKDFITYFNSKGLSGTSPLPHFKLSKPSHGDK; encoded by the exons ATGTCCAAGTGTACCGATGAAGAAGATCCCACCACTCGAAAACCCGAATACGATCGACTAAGCAAATTGAAAGCTTTCGATGAAACAAGAGCTGGTGTAAAAGGACTTGTTGATTCTGGAATCAAACATGTTCCAAGGATGTTTCATCATCAATTCGAGAATAACCCGGTTTCATGTGGCATACAGGTTAGTATTCCCATTATAGACCTCGAAAAAGTGAAGCAAAATCGAACTACTCGTGAGGAGATCGTCGGGAAAGTTCGAAACGCGTCCAAGACATGGGGATTCTTTCAGGTACTTAACCATGGGATACCAATGAATGTCATGGAGGAAATGAAGGACGGTGCACGTAGGTTCTTCGAGCAAGACGTTGAGTCTAAAAGCCGGTTCTTCTCTCGGGATTACACGAAACGAGTGGTTTACAATTCGAATTTTGATCTTTATAGCGCACCGGCAGCTAAATGGAGAGATACAGTTGTGTGTTCCATGGCTCCGGATCCTCCCAAACCAGAAGAATTGCCTGCAGTTTTCAG CGATATAATGCTTGAATACACGAAACAAGTAATGAATTTGGGGTATTTGCTctttgaattactgtctgaaGCTCTTGGTCTGAACCCTGATTACCTAAAAGACATAGATTGTGCTAAGGGACTGGTCATGTTATCCCATTACTATCCGATCTGTCCGCAACCAGAACTGACTCTCGGTTCAAGCAAGCATGCAGACAATGGCTTCCTCACTATTCTCCTACAAGACAACGTTGGCGGTCTCCAAGTACTTCATCAAAATCAATGGATTAATGTACCCCCAACTCCTGGGGCACTAGTCATTAACATTGGAGATCTTTTACAG CTTATATCAAATGACAGATTTACAAGTGTGGACCATAGAGTAGTAACAAATTCAGTAAGTCCAAGAGTATCAGTGGCAAGCTTTTTCACTACTGCTCTTGTACCAGATACAAGATTATATGGACCTATTAAGGAGCTGCTATCACAAAACAACCCTCGAAAATACAAGGAAACTACTGTTAAAGACTTTATTACATACTTCAACTCAAAAGGTCTTAGTGGTACTTCACCATTACCACATTTCAAGCTCTCTAAACCTAGCCATGGAGATAAATGA
- the LOC107928445 gene encoding 1-aminocyclopropane-1-carboxylate oxidase homolog 1 isoform X2: MAKPKPEYDRISELKAFDETKAGVKGLFDSGIKNVPRMFHYRPDKLDKNSSVSNGIHVSIPVIDLAGVKEDPGTLRNIIDKVRNASKSWGFFQVENHGIPLSVLQDMKDGVVQFFEQYLEAKKKFFTRDYSTKNVAYNSNFDLYSSPAANWRDTLFCLMAPKPPVPHELPEVSRDIMMEYSKQVMQLGCLLFELLSEALGLQPDHLKDMGCTQGLGMLSHYFPACPQPELTLGTTKHSDNDFLTVLLQDHIGGLQVLHQNQWVDVPPTPGALVVNIYRLLQLISNDGFRSVEHRVVANCVGPRVSVACFFSTFFLPDLRTYGPIKELISEENPPKYREVTMREYAGYYNAKDLHGTSAMLFQALNLAMEFPLLTELMNPLYSISIIDTMCVVSSVLWVLKL; this comes from the exons ATGGCAAAACCAAAGCCCGAATATGACCGAATTAGTGAACTGAAAGCTTTTGATGAAACAAAAGCTGGTGTTAAAGGACTTTTTGATTCTGGAATTAAAAATGTTCCTCGGATGTTCCATTACAGACCAGATAAGTTAGACAAGAACTCATCTGTTTCTAATGGTATCCATGTTAGTATTCCGGTTATTGACCTCGCAGGAGTGAAGGAAGATCCAGGGACTCTTCGGAACATCATCGACAAAGTTCGAAATGCGTCAAAATCATGGGGCTTCTTCCAAGTTGAGAACCATGGGATTCCATTGAGTGTCCTGCAAGATATGAAGGATGGTGTTGTCCAGTTTTTCGAGCAATATTTGGAGGCGAAAAAGAAGTTCTTCACTCGGGATTATAGTACAAAAAACGTGGCCTACAACAGCAATTTCGATCTTTATAGTTCACCAGCAGCTAACTGGAGAGATACACTGTTCTGCCTTATGGCTCCTAAACCTCCCGTGCCACATGAGTTGCCGGAGGTGTCCAG GGATATAATGATGGAGTACTCAAAGCAAGTAATGCAATTGGGCTGCTTGCTATTTGAGTTACTCTCAGAAGCTCTGGGATTGCAGCCTGATCACCTAAAAGACATGGGTTGCACTCAAGGTCTCGGCATGCTATCGCATTATTTCCCTGCTTGTCCACAACCAGAACTCACTCTCGGTACAACCAAGCACTCCGACAACGACTTCCTCACCGTGCTCCTACAAGACCATATTGGTGGACTCCAAGTCCTTCACCAAAACCAATGGGTTGACGTACCCCCAACTCCCGGTGCACTAGTCGTTAACATTTACAGGC ttttgcagcTAATATCAAATGATGGTTTTAGAAGTGTGGAGCATAGGGTAGTGGCAAATTGTGTAGGACCAAGAGTATCAGTGGCCTGCTTTTTCAGTACTTTTTTTTTGCCAGATTTAAGAACTTATGGACCTATTAAGGAGTTAATATCAGAGGAAAATCCTCCAAAATACAGGGAAGTCACCATGAGGGAATATGCTGGTTATTACAATGCAAAAGACCTTCATGGTACCTCTGCCATGCTATTTCAAGCTCTAAACTTGGCCATGGAGTTTCCATTACTTACAGAACTTATGAACCCTttatatagcataagcattatcgATACCATGTGTGTTGTTTCCAGTGTTCTTTGGGTGCTAAAGCTATAG
- the LOC107928445 gene encoding 1-aminocyclopropane-1-carboxylate oxidase homolog 1 isoform X1, with translation MAKPKPEYDRISELKAFDETKAGVKGLFDSGIKNVPRMFHYRPDKLDKNSSVSNGIHVSIPVIDLAGVKEDPGTLRNIIDKVRNASKSWGFFQVENHGIPLSVLQDMKDGVVQFFEQYLEAKKKFFTRDYSTKNVAYNSNFDLYSSPAANWRDTLFCLMAPKPPVPHELPEVSRDIMMEYSKQVMQLGCLLFELLSEALGLQPDHLKDMGCTQGLGMLSHYFPACPQPELTLGTTKHSDNDFLTVLLQDHIGGLQVLHQNQWVDVPPTPGALVVNIYS, from the exons ATGGCAAAACCAAAGCCCGAATATGACCGAATTAGTGAACTGAAAGCTTTTGATGAAACAAAAGCTGGTGTTAAAGGACTTTTTGATTCTGGAATTAAAAATGTTCCTCGGATGTTCCATTACAGACCAGATAAGTTAGACAAGAACTCATCTGTTTCTAATGGTATCCATGTTAGTATTCCGGTTATTGACCTCGCAGGAGTGAAGGAAGATCCAGGGACTCTTCGGAACATCATCGACAAAGTTCGAAATGCGTCAAAATCATGGGGCTTCTTCCAAGTTGAGAACCATGGGATTCCATTGAGTGTCCTGCAAGATATGAAGGATGGTGTTGTCCAGTTTTTCGAGCAATATTTGGAGGCGAAAAAGAAGTTCTTCACTCGGGATTATAGTACAAAAAACGTGGCCTACAACAGCAATTTCGATCTTTATAGTTCACCAGCAGCTAACTGGAGAGATACACTGTTCTGCCTTATGGCTCCTAAACCTCCCGTGCCACATGAGTTGCCGGAGGTGTCCAG GGATATAATGATGGAGTACTCAAAGCAAGTAATGCAATTGGGCTGCTTGCTATTTGAGTTACTCTCAGAAGCTCTGGGATTGCAGCCTGATCACCTAAAAGACATGGGTTGCACTCAAGGTCTCGGCATGCTATCGCATTATTTCCCTGCTTGTCCACAACCAGAACTCACTCTCGGTACAACCAAGCACTCCGACAACGACTTCCTCACCGTGCTCCTACAAGACCATATTGGTGGACTCCAAGTCCTTCACCAAAACCAATGGGTTGACGTACCCCCAACTCCCGGTGCACTAGTCGTTAACATTTACAG cTAA